The following proteins are co-located in the Mus caroli chromosome 7, CAROLI_EIJ_v1.1, whole genome shotgun sequence genome:
- the LOC110298947 gene encoding carcinoembryonic antigen-related cell adhesion molecule 10, giving the protein MELASAHLHKGQVPWGGLLLTASLLTCWNPATTAQVTIEAMPPNVTADNNVLLLVHNLPQTLRVFYWYKGTTGTEQNEIGRFVTSINRSKMGFAHSGRETIYSNGSLFFQSVTKNDEGAYTLYMLDQNFEITPISVRFHVHISLLPSLSPPTTGQVTVEAVPPNVAEGKNVLLLVHNLPRTLRAIYWYKGTSAGERNEIARFITASSKIILGPAHSDREIIYSNGSLFFQSVTKNDEGAYALDMLFQNFDHTLMPVRFNVQAKKQ; this is encoded by the exons ATGGAGCTGGCCTCAGCACATCTCCACAAAGGGCAGGTTCCCTGGGGAGGACTACTGCTCACAG CCTCACTTTTAACTTGCTGGAACCCTGCCACTACTGCCCAAGTCACCATTGAGGCTATGCCGCCCAACGTTACTGCAGACAACAATGTTCTTCTACTTGTTCACAATCTGCCGCAGACACTCCGAGTCTTTTACTGGTACAAGGGAACCACTGGGACTGAACAGAATGAAATTGGACGATTTGTAACATCCATTAATAGGAGTAAAATGGGGTTTGCACACAGCGGCAGAGAGACAATATATAGCAATGGATCCCTGTTCTTCCAAAGCGTCACCAAGAATGATGAGGGAGCCTATACATTATATATGCTAGATCAAAACTTTGAAATTACTCCAATTTCTGTGCGATTTCATGTACACA tCTCACTTTTACCCTCCTTGAGCCCTCCCACCACTGGCCAAGTCACCGTTGAGGCTGTGCCGCCCAACGTGGCCGAAGGGAAAAACGTTCTTCTACTTGTTCACAATCTGCCGCGGACGCTCCGAGCCATTTACTGGTACAAGGGAACCTCTGCgggtgaaagaaatgaaattgcaCGATTTATAACAGCCTCTAGTAAGATTATATTGGGGCCTGCACACAGCGACAGAGAGATAATATACAGCAATGGGTCCCTGTTCTTCCAAAGCGTCACCAAGAATGATGAGGGAGCCTACGCACTGGATATGCTATTTCAAAACTTCGATCACACCCTAATGCCTGTGCGATTTAATGTTCAAG CTAAAAAGCagtag